From a single Candidatus Lernaella stagnicola genomic region:
- a CDS encoding sigma-54 dependent transcriptional regulator → MSGKQKDWVLVVDDDADMREALGMSLGRMGFGVDLAHDGMMAVEMLDKRPYRLVVTDVKMPRLDGMALLQKVREDMPDLPVLIITGFGTIGGAVEAMKNGATDYIVKPFNVEVLEKAVESVLTSGPAVPDSVRAGDDVVRIVTCNERMRKLLAIAAKIAKSDATVLINGESGTGKELFARLIHAESPRFHGPFVAVNCAAVPDNLLESELFGHEKGSFTGATHKKVGKFELAHKGTVLLDEIGEMPGMLQAKLLRVLQERKLDRVGGVMLVPIDIRVIATTNADLRALVEQGKFREDLFYRLNVIPLELPPLRERPDDIVALTDHYLDYFHAAGISDGARLALIEHDWKGNVRELRNVLERAALLSGNEPIGPENLILDGSIGSASNGARQSSAVAMSGETRNLKEIERRTILATLAEHGGNRTKTAEALGISIRTLRNKLNEYALDGFVVPKGGNNVAD, encoded by the coding sequence ATGAGCGGCAAACAAAAGGATTGGGTGTTAGTTGTCGACGATGACGCCGACATGAGGGAGGCTCTGGGAATGTCGCTGGGACGTATGGGCTTTGGTGTGGACTTGGCCCACGACGGAATGATGGCCGTGGAAATGCTCGACAAACGGCCGTATCGACTCGTGGTGACCGACGTCAAGATGCCCCGTCTCGACGGAATGGCGCTGCTCCAAAAAGTACGCGAAGACATGCCGGATTTGCCGGTGTTGATTATCACCGGCTTCGGAACCATCGGCGGAGCAGTCGAAGCGATGAAAAACGGCGCAACCGACTACATCGTCAAACCGTTTAACGTCGAAGTACTGGAAAAAGCAGTGGAAAGCGTACTTACATCAGGTCCCGCGGTGCCGGATTCCGTCCGCGCCGGCGACGACGTCGTCCGTATCGTTACCTGCAACGAACGCATGCGAAAGCTCTTGGCAATCGCCGCGAAAATCGCCAAATCCGATGCCACCGTGTTAATCAACGGGGAATCGGGAACCGGTAAGGAGCTGTTCGCGCGGCTTATCCACGCCGAAAGCCCGCGCTTCCACGGCCCCTTCGTGGCCGTCAACTGCGCCGCCGTTCCCGACAACTTGCTCGAATCCGAATTGTTCGGGCACGAGAAGGGCTCCTTCACCGGTGCCACGCACAAGAAAGTCGGCAAATTCGAGTTGGCGCACAAAGGCACGGTATTGCTTGATGAAATCGGAGAAATGCCTGGAATGCTGCAGGCTAAGCTGTTGCGGGTGCTCCAGGAACGCAAGCTCGATCGCGTCGGCGGTGTCATGCTGGTTCCCATCGATATTCGTGTGATCGCCACCACCAATGCCGACCTGCGCGCGCTGGTGGAACAGGGGAAATTCCGCGAGGATTTGTTCTATCGGCTCAACGTCATTCCGTTGGAACTGCCGCCGTTGCGGGAGCGACCCGATGACATTGTTGCGCTAACTGACCATTATTTAGACTATTTCCACGCCGCAGGCATCTCCGACGGCGCCCGACTGGCGCTCATCGAGCACGACTGGAAGGGCAACGTTCGCGAACTCCGTAACGTATTGGAGCGGGCGGCGCTGTTGTCGGGCAACGAGCCCATCGGGCCGGAGAATTTGATACTCGACGGCAGCATCGGCAGCGCCAGTAACGGCGCGCGGCAGTCCAGCGCCGTCGCGATGTCCGGAGAGACTCGGAATCTCAAGGAAATCGAGCGTCGCACGATCTTGGCTACCCTTGCCGAGCACGGCGGCAACCGCACGAAGACCGCCGAAGCGCTGGGAATCAGCATTCGTACTTTGCGCAACAAATTGAATGAATATGCGTTGGATGGATTCGTTGTACCCAAGGGGGGGAACAATGTTGCCGACTAG